From the Salmo trutta chromosome 2, fSalTru1.1, whole genome shotgun sequence genome, one window contains:
- the f3a gene encoding coagulation factor III, tissue factor a: MERVIFTTLCSAFFFTNCVSGDYPKAQNVSWLSINFKTLLMWDPKPSNYSYTVEYSVIGQNRKKNQHCIRTMETECDLSNSLVDLKAIYSADVLSEPLRGVNSDRTEFPHTSSERFTPYEDTLIGRPEFKIEVSKDKRKITLYVEDPLTALFNEQNQQRTIRDVFADELQYKVTFGKATSTGKKTKISASSEIELDRSDVDPGVSYCFNVQAYIPSRRTDKQLGELSQRQCSPGDDKSVFEEYGIGVIATFILLIIIIIVVAIGVTVVCCRRRRNANRSGKEGVPLRSV, encoded by the exons ATGGAAAGGGTAATTTTTACCACATTGTGTTCTGCATTCTTTTTTACAAACTGTGTTTCAG GGGACTATCCCAAGGCACAGAACGTTTCTTGGTTGtctatcaacttcaaaacactgcTTATGTGGGATCCTAAACCTTCAAACTATTCATACACCGTTGAATATTCTGT AATCGGTCAGAACAGAAAGAAGAACCAACACTGTATTAGGACTATGGAGACAGAGTGTGACCTGTCCAACTCTCTGGTGGACCTGAAGGCCATATACTCCGCTGATGTCCTCTCAGAACCTCTACGTGGTGTGAACTCTGACCGCACAGAGTTCCCCCACACAAGCTCGGAGAGGTTCACCCCCTACGAAGATA CTCTTATAGGCAGACCTGAATTCAAGATCGAGGTGAGCAAAGACAAGAGGAAGATCACCCTGTATGTAGAAGACCCTCTCACAGCCCTGTTCAACGAGCAGAACCAACAGAGAACCATCCGGGATGTCTTCGCTGATGAACTGCAGTACAAAGTCACCTTTGGGAAAGCAACAAGCACGGGCAAG AAAACAAAGATCTCTGCAAGCAGTGAGATAGAGTTAGACAGGAGCGATGTAGATCCTGGGGTGAGTTACTGCTTCAACGTGCAGGCCTACATCCCCTCCCGCAGGACAGACAAACAGCTGGGAGAGCTCAGTCAAAGACAGTGCTCACCGGGCGACGATAAGTCCGTCTTTGAAG AGTATGGGATCGGTGTGATCGCTACGTTCATCCTACTTATCATTATAATCATAGTAGTGGCTATCGGAGTCACAGTGGTGTGCTGCAGACGCAGAAGGAATGCCAACAGAAGTGGAAAAGAGGGAGTGCCACTAAGAAGTGTGTAA